Proteins encoded by one window of Bacteroidota bacterium:
- a CDS encoding sulfatase-like hydrolase/transferase — translation MVRKYLLALLFPVLFYGKIVAQSPPNFIFIIVDDLNDYVNGFTDQPQIATPHLNQIAAEGTIFLNAYANAAGCAPSRTSFLTGKDLHYTQVYSNDDYNSVFRDNFTAEKNNSEIFTLPQILKDSGNYFTYSINKTFHSPNENDFDQSENDPCSKGLSWNRMSLNFDSETQLQKWEEFNFGNYFDWGQIPDNQETLMEDYIGADTAIEFIHQYAAGTVNTCDKPFFLALGFYKPHLERYIPEKYSPGFYEENILQDPFPINFNLPNNAFPYNGIVMPPQPEIKFDDYNALPYHGIAQSIADVGNMYNDIDNFVNNINTLPEIDPLLSDNDRRFLVGELTQANYQINYISAVQFIDAQIGRVMDALNAYPDLKQNTVIIILSDNGYSLGEKKHWTKWTLWETDIRVPLIAVVPGKNGNQIVHKTVSLLDLFPSVCELANVNIPNFSNGSKYIDGKSLIPLIDQPELIYEYPALTSIHKKVGIGSCFPHYSIRNEQFHYIRYQNNNDGSFPNSYCDNTSNSFEEELYEIGSNREIDPYEWNNLITNPDYKPVSQFLSQWMPDSALYLQKTNKAIIINHTVECLTDRNDTLFLSINLFDTAGILMEAPEDFIYKWSTNLSDSVFFGTEVEIPMLLIEEENFNANTKILVYFEMKDLEQTITVAFDLKTIYLNSGNLPVSDFSIWHEEGLTVCVHDYTIEGSHTNSWWDFGEGQIVGDEIPGPYTYSEPGTYTITQYIEYGNDSCLTLSQRDIILENGILSPELNVKIFPNPASQFLHIELKDPLEYVALRICDITGRSVYARRFLNDNCIFESSVDVSGLDPGVYFLILDSADNVYKEPFVVAH, via the coding sequence ATGGTAAGGAAATATTTATTGGCCTTATTATTCCCTGTTTTATTTTATGGTAAAATTGTCGCACAATCTCCACCTAATTTTATTTTTATTATTGTAGATGATCTGAACGATTATGTAAATGGATTTACAGATCAGCCGCAGATCGCAACTCCCCACCTAAACCAAATTGCAGCAGAAGGAACCATATTTTTAAACGCTTATGCTAACGCTGCAGGATGTGCACCCTCCCGTACAAGTTTTTTAACGGGAAAAGACCTTCACTATACTCAGGTGTATTCAAACGATGATTATAATTCAGTTTTTCGTGACAATTTCACAGCCGAAAAAAATAATTCTGAAATATTTACCTTACCACAAATTTTAAAGGATAGCGGAAACTATTTTACCTATTCAATAAATAAAACCTTTCACAGTCCAAATGAGAATGATTTCGATCAAAGTGAAAATGACCCATGTTCTAAAGGTTTATCCTGGAACAGAATGAGTTTAAATTTTGATTCAGAAACACAACTGCAAAAATGGGAGGAATTTAATTTTGGTAATTATTTTGACTGGGGTCAAATTCCTGATAACCAGGAAACATTGATGGAGGATTATATTGGTGCAGATACGGCTATTGAATTTATTCATCAATATGCTGCCGGCACAGTAAATACCTGCGATAAACCCTTCTTTTTGGCACTTGGATTTTATAAACCACATCTTGAAAGATACATTCCTGAAAAGTATAGTCCCGGATTTTATGAAGAAAACATTTTGCAGGATCCTTTCCCAATAAATTTCAATTTGCCTAACAATGCATTTCCTTACAACGGAATTGTAATGCCTCCTCAACCTGAAATAAAATTTGATGATTATAATGCTTTACCATATCACGGTATTGCACAATCAATTGCCGATGTAGGAAATATGTATAACGATATTGATAATTTTGTAAATAACATAAACACGCTTCCGGAAATTGATCCACTTTTATCGGATAATGATAGAAGATTTCTAGTAGGGGAACTTACACAGGCAAATTATCAAATAAATTATATATCTGCGGTGCAGTTCATTGATGCGCAGATAGGTCGCGTAATGGATGCTTTAAATGCCTATCCCGATCTTAAACAAAATACGGTAATAATAATATTAAGTGATAATGGTTATTCATTAGGGGAAAAAAAACACTGGACTAAATGGACATTATGGGAAACGGATATTCGTGTGCCACTTATAGCTGTTGTCCCGGGTAAAAATGGAAATCAAATTGTACATAAAACTGTATCGCTACTCGATCTATTCCCTTCTGTTTGTGAATTAGCTAATGTTAATATTCCTAACTTTTCCAACGGATCAAAATATATTGATGGTAAAAGTTTAATTCCCCTGATTGATCAACCGGAATTAATTTATGAATATCCTGCCCTCACATCCATTCATAAAAAAGTTGGAATTGGCTCCTGTTTTCCGCATTATTCTATTCGTAATGAACAATTTCATTATATCAGATATCAAAATAATAATGATGGATCTTTCCCTAATTCCTATTGTGACAATACTTCAAATTCATTTGAAGAGGAGTTATATGAAATTGGTTCCAACCGCGAAATTGATCCCTATGAATGGAATAATTTAATAACAAATCCTGATTATAAACCTGTAAGTCAATTTCTTTCTCAATGGATGCCTGATAGTGCTTTATATCTGCAAAAAACAAATAAGGCTATAATTATAAACCATACAGTGGAATGTTTGACGGATCGCAATGATACCCTTTTCTTATCTATTAATTTATTTGATACTGCCGGTATTTTAATGGAAGCACCGGAGGATTTTATCTATAAATGGTCAACAAATCTTTCCGATTCCGTCTTTTTTGGAACAGAGGTGGAAATACCAATGCTGTTAATAGAGGAAGAAAATTTTAATGCAAATACTAAAATTTTGGTTTACTTCGAAATGAAAGACCTTGAACAAACAATTACAGTCGCCTTTGACCTGAAAACAATTTATTTAAATTCCGGAAATCTTCCCGTTTCCGATTTTTCCATCTGGCATGAAGAGGGGTTAACGGTTTGTGTGCACGATTATACAATAGAAGGATCGCATACGAATAGTTGGTGGGACTTTGGGGAAGGACAAATTGTTGGCGATGAAATTCCCGGACCATACACTTATTCCGAACCGGGCACTTATACCATCACTCAGTATATAGAATATGGGAATGATTCGTGTTTAACCTTAAGTCAACGAGATATTATTCTTGAAAATGGCATCCTTTCGCCGGAATTAAATGTAAAAATCTTTCCAAACCCAGCTTCCCAATTCCTGCACATTGAATTAAAGGATCCCCTTGAATATGTTGCTTTAAGAATTTGTGATATAACCGGTAGATCAGTTTATGCCAGGCGATTTTTAAATGACAATTGCATCTTTGAAAGCTCAGTTGATGTTTCAGGCCTCGACCCCGGGGTGTATTTTTTAATTTTGGATTCCGCCGATAATGTTTATAAAGAACCATTTGTCGTGGCTCATTAA
- a CDS encoding sulfatase-like hydrolase/transferase translates to MMKKYFSLLFIFLFYTLCVFSQTASKPNIILIIVDDLNDYVEGFNGQTQITTPNINFLIENGYQFNNAFCNNPVCAASRTSFLSGKDILYTNIYANNAYIDEFRDNFTETSNNEEVITLPEHLKDVGNYYTIGVNKVFHDPFNKDYDATTADPCEKALSWSRVISFGEFDETDSILLSTNEGVEKFKWGRVPDIYEPDMKDSRAVDSTIKVLTEINTGEIELCDSSFFLALGFALPHLDLFVPQSYFSEFYLEDIYAADFKIPYNFPVNSYPPNGIIMPPQPEIKWNDYFNLGPLGKSIAIGQGDIEESFTNYTDSLPYLPVIDPDFTDSLRWEVTAESKRANAVMAYMAGVKSVDSHIGRILAYLETVPEMKENTIIVLVSDNGFSLGEKHHWMKRSLWDMDIRIPFVIYDPNRPGNIISDRTVSLLDLYPTICELTNTPYPEFSDGSNYLDGKSIVPLLDNPELAWERPVLISWEAEANKECSCFPQFAIRSDKFKYIEYSSDGDDPLNSCNPDSSFKESEFYEIGVNRETDPNEWNNLIDNPDYEPVINYLTQWMPDGPFYLKNTYKILIKNNALPCLVNITDTLNLYFDLYDTLGIITTPPINYVYQWTNNLTDDIFYTPTTQFPLNEIPEAVFSTNDRIMFYIEMIDTIENTVVAFDTKYFYLESDNIPNVSFGVVNGTELTAYITDLEITGSYNSIWWDFGEGNLIYSADPGPYTYLTPGTYTVLCYMQYGNDPGCIISFEQTIKVEVSDYTSNNTLFIYPNPANEYVNIFINESVLNGMFYVTDVVGRITQVLNLTTNDYPFIQINISNYTPGVYFVINKKPGEIETGSFIVMPKN, encoded by the coding sequence ATGATGAAAAAATATTTTTCCCTTCTTTTTATTTTTCTCTTTTATACTTTGTGCGTTTTTTCACAAACTGCGTCAAAACCTAATATTATACTTATTATAGTTGATGATTTAAATGATTATGTGGAAGGCTTCAATGGACAAACTCAAATTACCACCCCCAATATTAATTTTTTAATTGAAAATGGATATCAGTTTAATAATGCTTTTTGTAACAATCCTGTCTGCGCTGCATCCCGAACTAGTTTTTTAAGTGGTAAAGATATTTTATATACAAATATCTATGCAAATAACGCATACATAGATGAATTCAGAGATAATTTTACAGAAACATCAAATAATGAGGAAGTAATCACACTGCCCGAACATTTGAAGGATGTAGGAAATTATTACACTATTGGAGTAAATAAAGTTTTTCACGATCCATTTAATAAAGATTACGATGCAACAACTGCAGATCCATGCGAAAAGGCATTGTCATGGAGCAGGGTTATTTCCTTTGGTGAATTTGATGAAACAGATTCCATTCTTCTGTCTACAAATGAAGGTGTTGAAAAGTTTAAATGGGGACGTGTTCCCGATATTTATGAACCCGACATGAAAGATTCACGAGCGGTAGATTCCACAATTAAAGTGCTTACCGAAATTAATACCGGGGAAATTGAATTATGTGACAGTTCTTTTTTTCTTGCTTTAGGATTTGCATTACCACATTTAGATCTTTTTGTTCCACAATCCTATTTTTCTGAATTTTATTTGGAGGATATTTATGCAGCTGATTTTAAAATTCCATACAACTTCCCGGTTAATTCATATCCGCCTAATGGCATCATAATGCCTCCGCAACCGGAAATAAAATGGAATGATTATTTTAATCTTGGGCCCCTCGGAAAATCGATTGCAATAGGACAAGGAGACATTGAAGAATCATTTACCAATTATACTGATAGCCTTCCATATCTCCCCGTGATCGACCCTGACTTTACAGATTCTTTACGTTGGGAGGTTACTGCGGAATCGAAAAGAGCAAATGCCGTAATGGCATATATGGCCGGCGTAAAAAGCGTTGACTCTCACATAGGAAGAATTTTGGCCTATTTGGAAACAGTACCTGAAATGAAAGAAAATACAATAATTGTTTTAGTTAGTGATAATGGGTTTTCATTAGGCGAAAAACATCACTGGATGAAACGAAGCCTTTGGGATATGGATATCAGGATTCCTTTTGTTATCTATGATCCAAATAGACCAGGAAATATAATTTCCGATAGAACTGTAAGTTTATTAGACCTTTATCCCACTATTTGTGAACTTACTAATACCCCCTATCCTGAATTTTCCGATGGATCAAATTATTTGGATGGAAAAAGTATAGTCCCTTTACTCGATAATCCTGAACTTGCGTGGGAACGTCCTGTTTTAATTTCATGGGAGGCAGAAGCGAATAAAGAATGTTCCTGTTTCCCGCAATTTGCCATCAGATCTGATAAATTTAAATATATTGAATACAGCTCTGATGGTGATGATCCTTTAAATTCCTGCAATCCTGATTCCAGTTTTAAAGAATCGGAATTTTATGAGATTGGTGTCAATAGAGAAACAGATCCGAATGAGTGGAATAATTTGATCGACAATCCGGATTACGAACCTGTAATTAATTATCTTACCCAATGGATGCCTGATGGACCATTTTATCTTAAGAATACCTATAAAATATTAATTAAAAATAATGCCCTGCCATGTCTCGTAAATATAACAGATACACTCAACCTTTATTTTGATCTATATGATACCTTGGGAATTATAACGACCCCGCCAATTAATTATGTTTATCAATGGACAAATAATTTAACTGATGACATATTCTATACTCCAACTACTCAATTTCCTTTAAACGAAATTCCCGAAGCAGTATTTTCTACAAATGATAGAATTATGTTTTATATTGAGATGATAGATACTATAGAAAATACAGTTGTGGCATTTGATACAAAATATTTTTATTTAGAGAGTGATAATATTCCAAATGTTTCTTTTGGTGTGGTTAACGGAACAGAACTTACTGCCTATATTACAGATTTGGAAATCACGGGTAGTTATAATTCCATATGGTGGGATTTTGGAGAAGGAAACTTGATCTACTCCGCTGACCCCGGCCCTTATACTTATTTAACTCCCGGAACGTATACTGTTTTGTGTTATATGCAATATGGCAACGATCCGGGTTGTATTATTAGCTTTGAACAAACAATTAAGGTGGAAGTATCTGATTATACCTCAAACAATACATTATTTATTTACCCTAATCCCGCAAATGAATATGTAAATATTTTTATAAACGAGTCTGTATTAAATGGAATGTTTTATGTAACAGACGTAGTTGGCAGAATAACTCAGGTTTTAAATTTAACAACAAATGATTACCCTTTTATACAGATAAACATTTCAAACTATACACCGGGAGTATATTTTGTCATCAATAAAAAACCCGGAGAAATTGAAACGGGTTCATTTATTGTAATGCCTAAAAATTAA
- a CDS encoding PorP/SprF family type IX secretion system membrane protein: protein MNRILLALIIVSSVMSSSAQDIHFSQYSQSPLTLNPALTGLTPCTYRGVLNYRNQWASAVGPASYQTFAGSFDAGLWRDKMNGNIFGVGAMVYNDVSGDGSLTNLTMMASFAYHQKLGDENHYLSVGGQVGFVQKRVDYNKLIFESQIGLNGIDPTLPSGEYGDDNFSYLDLNAGVNWRSRFSDNFAMQLGGAYFHLTEPTESFYNYNVNKLNAHYVGYGSFKIGMGKNSVLIPSFLYMEQTEGSNVQMNSGIDVGLQLEKGVSMVYIGTHYRTVDNIDVADALIVNLGLDYNNINFGLSYDINISGLSTVTDYRGGIELSFIYWGCIDVNPKMKPIDCPRF, encoded by the coding sequence ATGAATAGAATTCTCTTAGCTTTAATTATTGTTTCATCAGTAATGAGCTCCTCAGCTCAGGATATTCATTTTTCGCAATATTCTCAGTCGCCGCTGACCCTAAATCCTGCCTTAACCGGCTTAACTCCCTGTACATACAGAGGGGTTTTAAACTATAGAAATCAATGGGCGAGTGCAGTTGGGCCTGCATCTTATCAAACCTTTGCCGGATCTTTCGATGCCGGTTTATGGAGAGATAAAATGAACGGTAACATCTTTGGCGTTGGTGCAATGGTATACAATGATGTATCCGGTGATGGTTCCCTTACAAACCTTACCATGATGGCTTCTTTTGCCTACCACCAAAAACTTGGGGACGAAAACCACTATCTCTCTGTAGGAGGACAAGTCGGATTTGTGCAGAAACGCGTTGATTACAATAAATTAATCTTCGAATCACAAATCGGTCTGAATGGAATTGATCCTACACTTCCGAGCGGAGAATACGGTGACGACAATTTTTCTTATCTCGACCTTAATGCCGGTGTAAACTGGAGAAGCCGTTTTAGCGACAATTTCGCGATGCAACTTGGAGGAGCCTATTTCCACCTTACCGAACCAACCGAATCTTTTTATAACTACAACGTAAATAAATTAAATGCCCACTATGTTGGATATGGATCCTTCAAAATTGGGATGGGTAAAAACTCTGTGTTGATCCCTTCATTCTTATATATGGAACAAACAGAAGGTTCCAACGTTCAAATGAACAGCGGAATTGATGTTGGATTACAATTGGAAAAAGGTGTTTCCATGGTGTATATCGGAACACATTACAGAACAGTGGATAATATAGATGTTGCCGATGCACTTATCGTTAATCTCGGATTAGATTATAACAATATTAATTTCGGTTTGAGTTATGATATCAATATATCGGGATTATCTACAGTTACCGATTATCGCGGTGGTATCGAATTATCGTTTATCTATTGGGGATGTATAGATGTGAACCCTAAAATGAAACCAATAGATTGCCCAAGATTTTAA
- a CDS encoding sulfatase-like hydrolase/transferase has protein sequence MITGKEPYYTHIYNNPQYKCKNFRLNFKPSLDNETVFTLPEWLKDSAGYFTYSLNKIMHCYENLIDYDSISTDPCDKDFSWNRVFYFTDSAVIDNAGDAALGGPDNVRWSLLNDTLEDYMEDNIMIDSAIAFINAFGDGADITCGKPFFLGVGFLKPHLPYFVPEKYYSDFYLSDYYSSPFNYPYNFPKGAYPYNGIIMPPQPDTIFNDYNHLPIDGVARSLADPGPLNNLLEFAEEIIPIPEIDPLLTDEERIEILEQAVWANSIIAYMATIKFIDDQFGRLLTALQENPEIYNNTIIVITSDHGFSLGEKKHFLKGSLWETDTRVPLIIADLRNPVEQISYQTVSNIDLFPTICDLVGVDYPNMPDGNNYLDGKSLAPILIDNSYSFYRPVLSTYSEKDSLDQGACFPQYSLRDERFHYIKYATNNEYGLYDCNIAMSQTEEELYEIGFNRDIDPFEWNNLIENDDYKPVKDFISQWLPGEDLYLQKAYTIKIQNDPLQCLLDHGDTLVMNFNLYDTTGALSPVPANYLFIWTNNLTDDSLYGNSVVFPTDLINEDDFLATNRLFIYLTMLDTANSIKAAFDIKYFYLNEINEPEIYFNTIKGDTTQAIITDLAITGTYNDIWWDFGDGTIIEDDDPEFYSYAAIGTYTITCYVQYGNDTTCIKTFSKTFTTNIKEYFKDDILWAYPNPARNIISVSLKSGNFNGNLLIYDNAGRCLIRQNFTSSTSNIHTFDVNLFPSGIYYLYYIDINGISAGTQFAVIHKNDPK, from the coding sequence ATGATTACAGGTAAGGAACCTTACTATACCCATATTTACAATAATCCACAATATAAATGTAAAAATTTCAGACTCAATTTTAAGCCGTCATTGGATAATGAAACCGTTTTTACATTACCTGAATGGTTAAAAGATTCAGCGGGATATTTTACATATTCATTAAATAAGATCATGCATTGTTATGAAAACCTGATCGATTACGACAGTATCAGTACCGATCCATGTGATAAGGATTTTTCCTGGAACCGAGTTTTTTATTTCACCGATTCTGCCGTTATTGATAATGCAGGTGATGCTGCTTTAGGAGGGCCCGACAATGTGAGATGGAGTCTGCTCAATGACACTCTTGAAGATTACATGGAAGATAATATTATGATCGACTCCGCGATCGCGTTTATTAATGCATTTGGCGACGGAGCTGATATTACTTGCGGAAAACCATTTTTTTTAGGAGTTGGTTTCCTCAAACCGCATTTACCCTATTTCGTTCCTGAAAAATATTATTCAGACTTTTATTTATCTGATTATTACTCTTCCCCGTTTAATTATCCTTATAATTTTCCAAAAGGTGCTTATCCCTATAATGGAATAATAATGCCTCCCCAGCCCGATACAATATTTAATGATTATAACCACTTACCCATTGATGGTGTTGCAAGATCTTTAGCTGATCCGGGACCTTTAAATAATTTACTGGAATTTGCAGAAGAAATTATTCCTATTCCAGAAATAGATCCATTGTTAACTGACGAGGAAAGAATTGAAATTCTGGAGCAAGCAGTATGGGCAAATTCTATTATTGCTTATATGGCAACTATCAAGTTTATTGATGATCAATTTGGAAGATTATTAACGGCTCTTCAGGAAAATCCCGAGATCTATAATAATACGATTATTGTAATAACAAGTGATCATGGATTCTCCCTCGGGGAAAAAAAACATTTCCTAAAAGGTAGTTTATGGGAAACCGATACAAGAGTACCTTTAATAATTGCAGATCTTAGAAACCCGGTGGAACAAATTTCTTATCAAACAGTAAGTAATATTGATCTTTTCCCAACTATTTGCGACTTAGTGGGTGTCGATTATCCAAATATGCCGGATGGAAATAATTATCTTGACGGAAAAAGTTTGGCACCAATTCTAATTGATAATAGTTATTCCTTTTACAGACCTGTCTTATCCACTTACAGTGAAAAAGATTCCTTAGATCAGGGTGCATGTTTTCCGCAATATTCACTTCGCGATGAACGATTCCATTACATAAAATATGCAACAAATAATGAATACGGTCTATACGATTGTAATATTGCCATGAGTCAAACAGAAGAGGAATTATACGAAATAGGATTCAATAGAGATATAGATCCCTTCGAATGGAATAACTTAATTGAGAATGATGATTACAAACCTGTTAAAGATTTTATAAGTCAATGGCTTCCCGGTGAAGATCTTTATTTGCAAAAAGCCTATACCATAAAAATTCAAAATGATCCACTTCAATGTCTGTTAGATCATGGAGATACTCTGGTAATGAATTTTAATTTATACGACACAACGGGAGCTTTATCTCCGGTTCCGGCAAATTATCTTTTTATCTGGACAAACAATTTAACTGATGATTCACTTTATGGCAATTCAGTCGTATTTCCTACTGACTTGATAAACGAAGACGATTTTCTTGCAACGAACCGACTATTTATTTATTTGACCATGCTTGATACTGCTAATTCCATAAAGGCAGCATTTGATATTAAATACTTTTACCTAAATGAAATTAATGAACCGGAAATATACTTTAATACAATAAAGGGTGACACTACTCAAGCTATTATAACTGACCTTGCAATAACCGGAACTTATAATGATATATGGTGGGATTTTGGCGACGGGACCATCATTGAAGACGACGATCCGGAGTTTTACAGTTATGCAGCGATCGGCACTTATACTATAACATGTTACGTGCAATATGGAAATGATACAACATGTATAAAAACATTTTCTAAAACTTTTACCACTAATATAAAAGAATACTTCAAGGATGATATACTTTGGGCATACCCAAATCCGGCAAGAAATATTATTTCAGTCTCCCTCAAATCAGGAAATTTTAATGGTAATTTACTCATTTATGACAATGCAGGCAGATGTTTAATAAGGCAGAACTTTACATCTTCCACCTCCAATATTCATACGTTTGATGTAAACCTTTTCCCATCCGGAATATACTACCTTTATTATATAGATATTAATGGAATATCAGCGGGTACACAATTCGCGGTAATACATAAAAATGATCCCAAATGA